From a region of the Procambarus clarkii isolate CNS0578487 chromosome 18, FALCON_Pclarkii_2.0, whole genome shotgun sequence genome:
- the LOC138365825 gene encoding lipid droplet-associated hydrolase-like, translated as MGVSVTRHEILVRGKPTEVLSLGQSLNENPENVILIIPGNPGVASYYINFMQTIYASLKDTHSVWTISHAGHCHTSHISAWPDNNHVYDLEEQIHHKIAFIQDHIPQQANVTLIGHSIGCQIILKILKYFESNSEVTVVRSFLLFPTVERMKSTPNGKCFWPMLNYLRWFIIFLTACLCVLPVKAREKMLRCYFRGRKVADCSVQATIQLFSPKVIQNVLWMAYNELVQVCEVDAETINKHKDKIVFYYGATDGWCPQVYRDELKLKVEGVNALLCKDGYQHAFVLEFSEPMGQKIVEWVKS; from the exons ATGGGAGTCAGTGTTACCAGGCACGAAATACTAGTCAGAGGAAAACCGACTGAAGTTTTGAGTCTCGGACAGTCCTTAAATGAAAATCCAGAAAATGTCATACTCATCATTCCAG GTAACCCTGGAGTGGCTTCCTACTATATCAATTTTATGCAGACCATCTATGCTAGCCTAAAAGACACACACTCTGTGTGGACCATCTCTCACGCGGGCCACTGTCACACCTCTCACATCTCTGCTTGGCCAG ATAACAATCATGTCTAcgatcttgaagaacaaatacATCACAAGATAGCATTCATCCAAGACCACATTCCCCAGCAGGCCAATGTTACTCTTATTGGACATTCTATTGGTTGCCAAATCATACTCAAAATCCTAAAGTATTTTGAATCAAATTCTGAGGTAACAGTTGTCAGGAGTTTCCTCCTATTTCCTACAGTAGAGAGAATGAAAAGCACCCCCAATGGAAAGTGTTTTTGGCCAATGCTGAACTACTTACGTTGGTTTATTATATTCTTGACAGCTTGCCTATGTGTATTGCCAGTGAAGGCGAGAGAGAAAATGCTTCGGTGTTATTTCCGAGGCAGAAAAGTAGCAGACTGCAGTGTTCAGGCCACCATACAACTGTTTTCCCCCAAAGTGATACAAAATGTCTTGTGGATGGCTTACAACGAACTTGTGCAAGTTTGTGAAGTTGATGCAGAGACCATAAACAAACATAAGGATAAAATAGTATTTTACTATGGAGCCACAGATGGCTGGTGTCCACAAGTGTACCGAGATGAGCTCAAGTTAAAAGTTGAAGGGGTAAATGCTCTTCTCTGTAAGGATGGATATCAACATGCTTTTGTTTTGGAATTTTCAGAACCAATGGGGCAAAAGATAGTGGAATGGGTCAAGTCATGA
- the LOC123754363 gene encoding protein FAN isoform X4 translates to MIQAIVRSRQSRQKFDRALLEDLSETEIFETKANKVTPLVTNPGTVLLTTSMLYFQPHNNADKQYPVIKIGLSHIRQIIKRRYLLRQVGLEVFCRDQCMVKHLLLTFKESECRDKLYKFLTQQERVNMDDMRQDNMSYQWQAGAISNYDYLSYLNSQADRSENDLTQYPVFPWVLANYVSETLDLSDPGIYRDLSKPIGALNEERLKRLKERCKDMPEPRFLYGSHYSTPGFVLFYLVRQYPQYMLCLQNGRFDHPDRMFNSLAETWCNVTTNPSDFKELIPNFYNLDGSADFLTNSLRINFGVRQNGKPVADVELPPWAKDSRSVIKIMREALESEHVSNNLHFWIDLIFGFKQNGEEAEKADNLFYHLCYEGSVDLAAITDLNDRLALEVQITEFGQVPKQLFCRPHPRRSRSYGLYDSLHLNNVLGSTLNFVEDSAECNESCVGGSSLTVRNLWQRLTDLQQLQECKGHRDVVMGVAFTTDAQQVMSVAQDSLIKMFTVPKLEQMRSVRLSSMATSCCLHLPGTDVAVVGSWDNNVYTYSQEYGQVCLLLEAHCDAVSCMQWTNNVLVTGSWDCTARAWSVRGSAGVGRRHEENTRGGMMSALSAGQNIICEMDHDSPILCVALHPEGMLLATGNQDGILTIWLLPDGDLVHQLNCHEGGVNAVVWSAADDRLLTGGDDGNLTIVEAYQGTKICVHNLQENVRCVAWEGRLVIAGGESGDIIMFDMGTGLVIKRFPAHNGPITCLAVSPDNLHLVTGSEDRKVILWGLNS, encoded by the exons ATTCAAGCCATCGTCAGATCAAGACAAAGTAGACAGAAGTTTGACAGAGCGTTGCTAGAAGACCTCTCAGAGACTGAGATCTTTGAGACCAAAGCCAACAAAGTGACGCCATTAGTAACCAACCCAGGCACTGTGCTCCTCACTACCTCAATGTTATACTTTCAGCCTCATAATAATGCTGACAAG CAGTATCCTGTGATAAAAATCGGTCTCTCACATATCAGACAAATCATCAAACGACGCTATCTATTAAGGCAAGTG GGTTTGGAAGTATTCTGCCGAGATCAATGCATGGTCAAACATCTGTTGTTGACATTTAAG GAGTCTGAGTGTAGAGATAAGCTGTACAAGTTCCTGACACAACAGGAGAGAGTAAATATGGATGACATGCGTCAAGACAATATGAGTTACCAGTGGCAGGCGGGAGCCATATCAAACTATGACTACCTCTCCTATCTCAACAG TCAGGCTGATAGGAGTGAGAATGACTTGACTCAGTACCCAGTGTTTCCCTGGGTATTGGCAAACTATGTGAGTGAGACCCTCGACCTATCAGATCCTGGAATATATCGTGATCTGTCCAAGCCCATAGGTGCTCTCAATGAAGAAAGACTTAAAAGATTAAAG GAGCGTTGCAAGGACATGCCAGAGCCAAGATTCTTGTATGGCTCGCACTACTCTACACCAGGCTTTGTGTTGTTCTACCTCGTGCGGCAGTACCCCCAGTATATGCTCTGTCTGCAGAATGGCCGCTTTGATCATCCTGATAGAATGTTTAACAG TCTTGCTGAAACTTGGTGTAATGTCACAACCAATCCGTCAGACTTCAAAGAACTTATACCAAACTTCTACAATTTGGATGGATCGGCTGACTTTCTCACAAATTCTCTACGAATTAACTTCGGTGTAAGGCAGAATGGAAAGCCAGTCGCCGATGTTGAATTACCTCCATGGGCAAAAG ATTCCCGCAGTGTGATAAAAATAATGAGAGAAGCTCTTGAGTCTGAACATGTCTCAAATAATTTACATTTCTGGATTGATCTCATATTTGGCTTCAAGCAAAATGGTGAAGAGGCAGAGAAAGCTGACAATT TGTTTTACCACCTCTGCTATGAAGGATCTGTAGACTTGGCTGCAATTACAGACCTCAACGACAGATTGGCATTAGAGGTCCAGATCACAGAATTTGGGCAGGTACCGAAACAGCTCTTCTGTAGACCACATCCTCGAAGGTCAAGATCATATGGCCTTTATGATTCTCTTCATCTGAATAATGTACTTGGAAGTACATTAAATTTTGTGGAAGATTCTGCAGAGTGCAATG AAAGTTGTGTTGGAGGATCCAGCCTAACTGTCAGAAATCTTTGGCAAAGGTTAACAGATCTTCAGCAACTGCAAGAATGTAAAGGGCATCGTGATGTCGTCATGGGAGTTGCATTTACAACTGACGCACAACAAGTCATGTCTGTTGCTCAGGATTCACTGATAAAGATGTTCACTGTGCCCAAGTTGGAGCAG ATGAGAAGTGTTCGTTTGAGCTCGATGGCAACGTCGTGTTGTCTTCACCTGCCCGGCACCGATGTTGCTGTTGTGGGCTCGTGGGATAATAATGT GTATACGTACAGTCAGGAATATGGTCAAGTGTGTCTGCTACTAGAGGCTCACTGTGATGCAGTCTCGTGTATGCAGTGGACTAACAATGTTCTTGTCACTG GTTCGTGGGACTGCACTGCAAGGGCTTGGTCAGTACGTGGTAGTGCGGGGGTTGGTCGAAGACACGAAGAAAACACGAGAGGTGGCATGATGTCCGCTTTATCTGCTGGTCAGAACATTATCTGTGAGATGGATCATGATTCTCCAATCTTGTGCGTGGCCCTGCACCCAGAAGGGATGCTCCTAGCTACTGGCAACCAGGATGGCATATTGACCATCTGGCTGCTGCCCGATGGTGACCTTGTACATCAATTAAATT GTCATGAAGGGGGTGTGAATGCAGTTGTGTGGAGCGCAGCCGACGATCGCTTATTAACGGGTGGGGATGACGGAAATCTGACCATCGTTGAAGCTTATCAAGGCACAAAAATTTGTGTGCATAATCTGCAAGAAAATGTAAG GTGTGTGGCATGGGAAGGACGTCTGGTGATTGCAGGTGGAGAGAGTGGCGACATCATCATGTTTGATATGGGAACTGGCTTGGTGATAAAGAGATTTCCCGCACACAATG GGCCTATTACATGTTTAGCAGTGAGTCCCGACAATCTCCATCTGGTGACCGGCAGTGAAGATCGCAAGGTTATACTGTGGGGTTTAAATTCCTGA